A genomic region of Mycolicibacterium poriferae contains the following coding sequences:
- the wag31 gene encoding DivIVA-like cell division protein Wag31: MPLTPADVHNVAFSKPPIGKRGYNEDEVDAFLDLVENELARLIEENSDLRQRVSELDQELASARAGGGAQPTQTLPVYEPEPEPAPAPEPAYEAPPQPQQPAAATEDQHLRAAKVLSLAQDTADRLTNSAKAESEKMLADARAQADQMVTEARQTAETTVAEARQRADAMLADAQTRSETQLRQAQEKADALQADAERKHSEIMGTINQQRTVLEGRLEQLRTFEREYRTRLKTYLESQLEELGQRGSAAPVDSGANSDGGFNQFNRGNN, from the coding sequence ATGCCGCTCACTCCTGCCGACGTGCACAACGTCGCTTTCAGTAAGCCACCGATCGGCAAGCGCGGCTACAACGAAGACGAGGTCGATGCCTTCCTCGATCTCGTCGAGAACGAGCTGGCCCGTCTCATCGAGGAGAACAGCGACTTGCGGCAGCGGGTCAGCGAGCTGGATCAGGAGCTCGCCTCGGCCCGCGCGGGCGGTGGCGCGCAGCCCACACAGACGCTGCCAGTCTACGAGCCGGAGCCCGAACCCGCACCGGCTCCGGAGCCCGCCTACGAGGCCCCGCCGCAACCGCAGCAGCCGGCCGCGGCCACCGAGGACCAGCACCTGCGTGCAGCCAAGGTGCTCAGCCTGGCCCAGGACACCGCAGACCGGCTGACCAACAGCGCCAAGGCAGAGTCCGAGAAGATGCTCGCCGATGCCCGTGCGCAGGCCGACCAGATGGTCACCGAGGCACGGCAGACCGCCGAGACCACAGTCGCCGAAGCGCGGCAGCGCGCCGACGCGATGCTCGCCGACGCGCAGACCCGTTCGGAAACGCAGCTGCGTCAGGCGCAGGAGAAAGCCGACGCGCTGCAGGCCGATGCCGAGCGTAAGCACTCCGAGATCATGGGCACGATCAACCAGCAGCGCACGGTGCTGGAAGGCCGGCTCGAGCAGCTGCGCACCTTCGAGCGGGAGTACCGCACGCGGTTGAAGACCTACCTGGAATCTCAGCTCGAGGAGCTGGGCCAGCGTGGCTCGGCGGCGCCGGTGGATTCCGGAGCCAACAGCGACGGCGGCTTCAACCAGTTCAACCGGGGCAACAACTAG
- a CDS encoding YggT family protein — MGLFFSILGFALFLFWLLLIARVVVEFIRSFSRDWQPRGATVVVLEVIMTLTDPPVRLLRRIIPQLTIGAVRFDLSIMVLLLLAFIGMQLAFSAAA, encoded by the coding sequence TTGGGGCTCTTCTTCTCGATCCTGGGTTTCGCGCTGTTTCTCTTCTGGCTGCTGTTGATCGCTCGGGTCGTCGTCGAGTTCATCCGCTCGTTCAGCCGTGACTGGCAGCCCAGGGGCGCGACCGTGGTGGTCCTGGAGGTCATCATGACCTTGACTGATCCGCCGGTGCGGTTACTTCGTCGGATCATTCCGCAGCTGACCATCGGCGCGGTGCGCTTCGACCTCTCGATCATGGTTCTGCTTCTGCTGGCCTTCATCGGCATGCAACTCGCGTTCAGCGCCGCGGCCTGA
- a CDS encoding cell division protein SepF translates to MSTLHKVKAYFGMAPMDDYEDDYYDDDDRAPVRGYRRPREDRFEDEGYARGFEGMGAMGSMGDDRRREYDEPPAYRGGFDDARFEPRLRTPREFDRTPPRFGGMRGSTRGALAMDPRGMAELFEAGSPLAKITTLRPKDYSEARTIGERFRDGTPVIMDLVSMDNADAKRLVDFAAGLAFALRGSFDKVATKVFLLSPADVDVTAEQRRRIAEAGFYAYQ, encoded by the coding sequence ATGAGCACACTGCACAAGGTCAAGGCCTACTTCGGTATGGCACCGATGGATGACTACGAGGACGACTACTACGACGATGACGACCGCGCACCGGTGCGCGGGTACCGCCGTCCGCGCGAGGACCGCTTCGAAGACGAGGGCTATGCGCGCGGGTTCGAGGGCATGGGCGCGATGGGCTCCATGGGTGATGACCGCCGCCGCGAATACGACGAGCCCCCCGCCTACCGCGGCGGTTTCGACGACGCCCGGTTCGAGCCCAGGCTGCGCACTCCCCGCGAATTCGACCGCACCCCACCACGATTCGGTGGAATGCGCGGGTCGACCCGGGGTGCGCTGGCGATGGACCCGCGCGGCATGGCCGAACTGTTCGAAGCGGGCAGCCCGCTGGCCAAGATCACCACGCTGCGGCCGAAGGACTACAGCGAGGCGCGCACCATCGGTGAGCGGTTCCGCGACGGCACACCGGTAATCATGGACCTGGTGTCGATGGACAATGCCGACGCCAAACGGCTGGTCGACTTCGCCGCCGGCCTGGCCTTCGCGTTGCGCGGATCGTTCGACAAGGTCGCGACCAAGGTGTTCCTGCTGTCGCCGGCCGACGTCGATGTGACCGCTGAGCAGCGCCGCCGCATCGCCGAGGCCGGCTTCTACGCCTATCAGTGA
- a CDS encoding YggS family pyridoxal phosphate-dependent enzyme, whose translation MAGAAAVNATEQRERDLGEALAGLRARLDRAAQAAGRDPADIELLPVTKFFPASDVVALHRLGCTAFGESRDQEATQKIAEVASSGAVGEVRWHMIGRIQRNKARSIAEWAYAAHSVDTVKLVNALDRAASDALERDRRDAPMRVYVQVSLDGDESRGGIDVAAAERIDTVCAAVDAAAGLQFVGLMAIPPMDADPDQAFARLDAERRRVQQGYSQRLELSAGMSGDLEAAVKHGSTCVRVGTALLGSRPLTSPAVVTRVTPSSQTPDSTEQAEAAETSQSSRTTPASPHEGSSQ comes from the coding sequence GTGGCTGGAGCCGCAGCGGTGAACGCGACCGAGCAGCGGGAACGGGATCTGGGGGAGGCGCTGGCCGGGCTGCGCGCGCGGCTGGACCGCGCGGCGCAGGCTGCCGGACGTGACCCCGCCGACATCGAGTTGCTGCCGGTCACCAAGTTCTTCCCGGCCAGCGACGTGGTTGCGCTACACCGCCTGGGCTGCACCGCATTCGGTGAGTCCCGTGACCAGGAAGCCACGCAGAAGATCGCCGAGGTGGCGAGCAGTGGAGCGGTCGGCGAGGTGCGCTGGCACATGATCGGGCGTATCCAGCGCAACAAGGCCCGGTCGATCGCGGAGTGGGCCTATGCCGCTCACTCCGTCGATACGGTCAAACTGGTCAACGCGCTGGACCGCGCGGCGTCCGACGCGTTGGAGCGCGACCGCCGGGACGCGCCGATGCGGGTGTACGTGCAGGTCAGCCTCGACGGGGACGAGTCCCGCGGCGGAATCGACGTGGCCGCGGCCGAACGGATCGACACCGTGTGCGCCGCTGTCGACGCGGCAGCGGGACTGCAGTTCGTCGGCCTGATGGCGATTCCGCCGATGGACGCCGACCCCGACCAGGCCTTCGCTCGTTTGGACGCCGAGCGGCGGCGGGTACAACAGGGCTACTCGCAGCGGCTCGAACTGTCGGCCGGCATGTCCGGTGACCTCGAGGCGGCGGTCAAACATGGTTCGACATGTGTGCGTGTCGGTACCGCGCTATTGGGATCGCGACCGCTAACGTCACCGGCAGTAGTCACACGAGTCACACCTTCATCACAGACACCAGATTCCACGGAACAGGCTGAGGCCGCAGAGACCTCACAGTCATCCCGCACCACACCAGCTTCACCGCACGAAGGGTCCTCACAATGA
- the pgeF gene encoding peptidoglycan editing factor PgeF gives MRVRRVTTARAGGVSRPPFDSFNLGDHVGDDPAAVAANRRRLATATGLGDDGIVWMNQVHGTHVEMVADAGRTCDATDGLVTATPGLALAVVTADCVPVLLADARAGVVGAVHAGRVGAAQGVVPEALRVMVDAGARAEDVSVLLGPAVSGPNYEVPDEMAAEVERSLPGSRTTTRRGTAGLDLRAGIAAQLRSLGVTAIDIDPRCTVDDPTLFSHRRDAPTGRLACLVWLEPQR, from the coding sequence CTGCGGGTCAGGCGCGTCACCACCGCCCGCGCTGGCGGGGTGTCCAGGCCGCCGTTCGACAGCTTCAACCTCGGCGACCACGTCGGCGACGACCCGGCCGCGGTCGCGGCGAACCGACGCCGGCTCGCCACGGCGACCGGGTTGGGTGACGACGGGATCGTCTGGATGAACCAGGTCCACGGCACCCATGTCGAGATGGTGGCCGACGCCGGTCGCACCTGCGACGCCACGGACGGTTTGGTCACCGCCACACCAGGATTGGCGCTCGCAGTGGTCACCGCCGACTGCGTGCCGGTGCTGCTGGCCGACGCCCGAGCCGGCGTGGTCGGCGCGGTGCACGCGGGCCGAGTCGGTGCGGCGCAAGGGGTCGTCCCCGAGGCGCTGCGTGTCATGGTCGACGCCGGCGCACGCGCCGAAGACGTGTCGGTCCTGCTCGGCCCGGCGGTCAGCGGCCCCAACTACGAGGTTCCCGACGAGATGGCTGCCGAGGTCGAGCGGTCGCTGCCGGGCAGCCGCACGACCACCCGGCGCGGCACCGCGGGGTTGGACCTGCGCGCCGGCATCGCCGCCCAGCTGCGCTCGCTGGGCGTCACCGCCATCGACATCGATCCCCGTTGCACCGTCGACGATCCCACGCTGTTCAGCCACCGCCGGGACGCGCCGACGGGCCGACTGGCTTGCCTGGTGTGGCTGGAGCCGCAGCGGTGA
- the ftsZ gene encoding cell division protein FtsZ, giving the protein MTPPHNYLAVIKVVGIGGGGVNAVNRMIEQGLKGVEFIAINTDAQALLMSDADVKLDVGRDSTRGLGAGADPEVGRKAAEDAKDDIEELLRGADMVFVTAGEGGGTGTGGAPVVATIARKLGALTVGVVTRPFSFEGKRRSNQAEAGITALRESCDTLIVIPNDRLLQMGDAAVSLMDAFRSADEVLLNGVQGITDLITTPGLINVDFADVKGVMSGAGTALMGIGSARGDGRALKAAEIAINSPLLEASMEGAQGVLLSVAGGSDLGLFEINEAASLVQDAAHQEANIIFGTVIDDSLGDEVRVTVIAAGFDAAGPGRKPVTGEAQAQGATGSTPITPGKAGRVSSSLFEPSDPASVPVHTNGATVRIGGDDGGISDDDVDVPPFMRH; this is encoded by the coding sequence ATGACCCCCCCGCATAACTACCTCGCTGTGATCAAGGTGGTCGGTATCGGCGGCGGCGGCGTCAACGCCGTCAACCGGATGATCGAGCAAGGCCTCAAAGGCGTTGAGTTCATCGCGATCAACACCGACGCGCAGGCGTTGTTGATGAGCGACGCCGACGTCAAACTCGACGTCGGACGGGACTCGACCCGCGGTCTCGGTGCCGGCGCCGACCCCGAGGTCGGTCGCAAGGCCGCCGAAGACGCCAAGGACGACATCGAGGAGCTGCTGCGCGGCGCCGACATGGTGTTCGTCACCGCCGGTGAAGGCGGCGGCACAGGCACCGGTGGAGCACCGGTCGTGGCGACCATCGCCCGCAAGCTGGGCGCATTGACCGTCGGAGTGGTGACGCGGCCGTTCTCGTTCGAGGGCAAGCGGCGCAGCAACCAGGCCGAAGCCGGTATCACGGCGCTGCGCGAGAGCTGCGACACGCTCATCGTCATCCCCAACGACCGGTTGCTGCAGATGGGCGACGCCGCGGTGTCGCTGATGGACGCCTTCCGCAGCGCCGACGAGGTGCTGCTCAACGGTGTCCAGGGCATCACGGACCTGATCACCACGCCCGGCCTCATCAACGTCGACTTCGCCGACGTCAAGGGTGTGATGAGTGGTGCGGGCACTGCGCTGATGGGCATCGGCTCGGCACGCGGCGACGGGCGTGCGCTCAAAGCGGCCGAGATCGCGATCAACTCGCCGCTGCTGGAAGCTTCGATGGAGGGCGCCCAAGGTGTGCTGCTGTCGGTGGCCGGCGGCAGTGACCTGGGCCTGTTCGAAATCAACGAGGCGGCCTCGCTGGTGCAGGACGCCGCCCACCAAGAAGCCAACATCATCTTCGGCACCGTGATCGACGACTCGCTGGGCGACGAAGTGCGGGTCACCGTCATCGCCGCCGGGTTCGATGCGGCCGGCCCCGGACGCAAACCGGTGACCGGGGAGGCGCAGGCGCAGGGGGCTACCGGGAGCACCCCGATCACCCCGGGCAAGGCCGGCCGGGTCAGCTCGTCGCTGTTCGAGCCCTCGGATCCGGCCAGTGTGCCGGTGCACACCAACGGCGCCACGGTGCGGATCGGCGGCGACGATGGGGGCATCTCCGATGACGACGTCGACGTGCCGCCGTTCATGCGCCACTGA
- a CDS encoding cell division protein FtsQ/DivIB, translating to MSEPRGDEQTADGTEPPEAPEAPEPTAPAAEPAEPEASQQAAEDVEGPRRRARREREARREAQARATAIEEARREAKRRALGLSTQQSGAPGRGAVRGLKVLAWSVAIAVLVVGLGLVLYFTPIMSARSIEVTGLGVLPQEDVVAAAAVAPGTPLLQVDTDAVAGRVASIRRVASARVQRQYPSTLRITVVERVPVVVKDYPDGVHLFDEDGVDFATGPPPPGVPYLDTENPGPNDPATKAALKVMTSLRPEVAGQVGRISAPSVASITLTLVDGRTVVWGTTDRTEEKALKLAALLTQPGQTYDVSSPDLPTVK from the coding sequence ATGAGCGAACCGCGCGGGGACGAGCAGACCGCCGACGGGACCGAGCCGCCCGAGGCGCCCGAGGCGCCCGAGCCCACGGCACCGGCGGCAGAGCCGGCAGAGCCGGAGGCGTCGCAGCAGGCAGCCGAGGACGTGGAGGGGCCCCGTCGGCGGGCTCGGCGGGAGCGGGAGGCCCGCCGGGAGGCCCAGGCGCGGGCCACCGCCATCGAGGAGGCCCGCCGCGAAGCCAAGCGTCGGGCGCTGGGGCTCTCGACGCAGCAGTCCGGCGCGCCGGGTCGCGGTGCGGTCCGCGGCCTGAAGGTGCTGGCATGGTCGGTGGCGATTGCGGTGCTGGTGGTGGGACTGGGCCTGGTCCTGTACTTCACCCCGATCATGTCGGCTCGCAGCATCGAGGTCACCGGCCTCGGGGTGCTGCCGCAGGAGGACGTCGTCGCGGCCGCGGCCGTGGCACCGGGGACACCGCTGTTGCAGGTCGACACCGACGCCGTGGCGGGCCGGGTGGCGTCGATCCGGCGGGTCGCCTCGGCCAGAGTGCAACGGCAATACCCGTCGACGCTGCGGATCACCGTCGTCGAGAGGGTCCCGGTGGTGGTCAAGGACTATCCCGACGGGGTCCACCTGTTCGACGAGGACGGGGTGGATTTCGCGACCGGCCCCCCGCCGCCCGGGGTGCCCTACCTCGACACCGAGAATCCCGGGCCGAACGATCCAGCGACCAAGGCCGCGCTGAAGGTGATGACCTCACTGCGCCCGGAGGTGGCCGGCCAGGTGGGCAGGATCTCGGCCCCGTCGGTCGCATCGATCACGTTGACGCTGGTGGACGGCCGGACCGTGGTGTGGGGGACCACCGATCGGACCGAGGAGAAGGCACTGAAGCTGGCTGCACTGCTGACGCAGCCGGGGCAGACCTACGACGTGTCGAGCCCGGACCTGCCGACGGTCAAATAG
- the murC gene encoding UDP-N-acetylmuramate--L-alanine ligase: MVGIGGAGMSGIARILIDRGGLVSGSDAKESRGVIALRARGATIRIGHDPSSLDLLPGGPTAVVTTHAAIPKTNPELVEARKRGIPVILRPEVLAKLMAGQTTLMVTGTAGKTTTTSMLIVALQHAGFDPSFAVGGDLGEAGTNAHHGSGAFFVAEADESDGSLVQYSPDIVVVTNIEADHLDFFGTEQAYVAVFDAFMERLKPGGVVVVCVDDPGAAAFAERTAALGIQVLRYGSNAATAGLADAAGLAGELLDWRQQGTTAVATVQLAGEGRPRTMRLAVPGRHMALNALGALLAAIHAGADPDDVLGALAGFEGVRRRFELVGVVGGVQVFDDYAHHPTKVTAALTAMRGLASETGGRSIVVFQPHLYSRTQAFATEFAAALDLADEVFVLDVYAAREQPLAGISGATIAEQVTVPVTYIPDFSAVPARVAAAAEPGDVIVTMGAGDVTLLGKEILAELTVQANRRAPGSGAR, translated from the coding sequence ATGGTGGGCATCGGCGGCGCGGGCATGAGCGGCATCGCCCGCATCCTGATCGACCGGGGTGGGTTGGTGTCGGGCTCCGATGCCAAGGAGTCCCGCGGCGTCATCGCACTGCGGGCCCGCGGTGCGACGATCCGGATCGGGCACGACCCGTCCTCGTTGGACCTGCTGCCGGGAGGTCCGACCGCGGTGGTTACCACCCACGCGGCCATTCCGAAGACCAATCCCGAACTGGTCGAGGCACGCAAGCGTGGGATCCCGGTGATCCTGCGCCCCGAGGTGCTGGCCAAACTGATGGCCGGACAGACGACGCTGATGGTGACCGGCACCGCGGGTAAGACGACCACCACGTCCATGCTCATCGTGGCGCTGCAGCACGCCGGGTTCGATCCGTCCTTCGCCGTGGGCGGCGACCTGGGGGAGGCGGGCACCAATGCCCACCACGGCAGCGGCGCGTTCTTCGTGGCCGAGGCCGACGAGAGCGACGGATCGCTGGTCCAGTACAGCCCCGACATCGTGGTCGTCACCAACATCGAAGCCGACCATCTGGATTTCTTCGGCACCGAACAGGCCTATGTGGCGGTGTTCGATGCCTTCATGGAGCGGCTCAAGCCCGGCGGCGTCGTGGTGGTCTGCGTCGACGATCCGGGCGCCGCCGCGTTCGCCGAGCGCACCGCCGCCCTGGGCATCCAGGTGCTGCGCTACGGCAGCAACGCGGCCACCGCCGGCCTGGCTGACGCCGCCGGCCTGGCTGGTGAACTGCTGGATTGGCGGCAGCAGGGCACCACCGCAGTGGCCACCGTGCAGTTGGCGGGGGAGGGCCGTCCGCGGACCATGCGGCTGGCGGTGCCGGGTCGGCACATGGCGCTCAACGCGCTGGGCGCGCTGCTGGCCGCGATCCACGCGGGCGCCGATCCCGATGACGTGCTCGGGGCGCTGGCCGGGTTCGAGGGGGTGCGTCGCCGGTTCGAGTTGGTGGGTGTCGTCGGCGGTGTCCAGGTCTTCGACGACTACGCCCACCACCCGACCAAGGTCACCGCCGCTCTCACCGCGATGCGTGGGCTGGCGTCGGAAACCGGCGGCCGCTCGATCGTGGTGTTCCAGCCCCACCTGTATTCGCGGACCCAGGCGTTCGCCACCGAATTCGCCGCGGCGCTGGACCTGGCCGACGAGGTCTTCGTGCTCGACGTCTACGCCGCGCGCGAGCAGCCGTTGGCGGGCATCAGTGGCGCGACGATCGCCGAGCAGGTCACCGTCCCGGTGACCTACATCCCGGACTTCTCGGCGGTACCGGCCCGGGTCGCGGCCGCGGCCGAGCCGGGCGATGTGATCGTCACGATGGGCGCCGGGGATGTGACATTGCTGGGCAAGGAGATTCTCGCCGAGCTGACGGTCCAGGCCAACCGCCGCGCGCCCGGGTCGGGGGCACGATGA
- the murG gene encoding undecaprenyldiphospho-muramoylpentapeptide beta-N-acetylglucosaminyltransferase, with protein sequence MSGPAGQERSDRGISVVLAGGGTAGHVEPAMAVADALTMLAPDIRITALGTERGLETRLVPARGYDLQLITPVPLPRKPTADLLRLPGRVRLAVREVRDVLDRVDADIVVGFGGYVALPAYLAARSVRARRRVPVVVHEANASAGLANRVGAMSARRVLSAVPDPGLRHAEVVGMPVRATITSLDRAALRAEAREHFGLAEDAKVLLVFGGSQGARSLNTAVSAAAEALAAQGISVIHAYGAKNTLQLREPGPHDPPYVAVPYLDRMDLAYAAADLAICRSGAMTVAEVAAVGLPAVYVPLPIGNGEQRLNALPVVEAGGGLLVEDRSLTPEFVADTVAGLLTDSSRLAAMTTGAVLAGHRDAAERVAHVALEVARAAREDRLRR encoded by the coding sequence ATATCTGGCCCGGCGGGGCAGGAGCGAAGCGACCGGGGGATATCGGTCGTGCTTGCCGGTGGCGGTACGGCGGGTCACGTCGAGCCCGCGATGGCGGTGGCCGACGCGTTGACCATGCTGGCACCGGATATACGGATCACCGCGCTGGGCACCGAGCGGGGTCTGGAGACGCGCCTGGTCCCGGCCCGCGGCTACGACCTGCAGCTCATCACGCCGGTGCCGCTGCCGCGTAAGCCGACAGCGGACCTGCTGCGGCTGCCGGGCCGGGTTCGGCTGGCGGTGCGCGAGGTCAGAGACGTGCTCGACAGGGTCGACGCCGACATCGTCGTCGGGTTCGGCGGCTATGTCGCGCTGCCGGCCTATCTGGCCGCGCGCAGTGTCCGGGCGCGCCGCCGCGTACCTGTCGTCGTCCACGAGGCCAACGCCAGCGCGGGGCTGGCCAACCGGGTGGGGGCGATGTCGGCGCGCCGGGTGCTTTCGGCGGTGCCCGATCCGGGTCTGCGTCATGCCGAGGTCGTCGGTATGCCGGTGCGCGCGACGATCACGTCGCTGGACCGCGCGGCGTTGCGTGCCGAGGCGCGCGAGCACTTCGGCCTGGCCGAGGACGCGAAGGTGCTGCTGGTCTTCGGCGGTTCGCAGGGCGCCCGCTCGCTCAACACGGCAGTGTCCGCAGCCGCTGAAGCACTTGCAGCACAGGGCATTTCGGTGATCCACGCCTACGGCGCGAAGAACACTCTGCAGTTGCGTGAGCCTGGCCCGCACGATCCGCCCTACGTCGCCGTGCCGTACCTGGACCGGATGGACCTGGCCTATGCCGCCGCGGACCTGGCGATCTGCCGCTCGGGCGCGATGACGGTGGCCGAGGTCGCCGCCGTCGGATTGCCGGCGGTGTATGTACCGCTGCCGATCGGTAACGGAGAGCAGCGGCTCAATGCACTGCCCGTGGTCGAAGCCGGGGGCGGGCTGCTTGTCGAAGACCGTTCGCTGACTCCGGAGTTCGTCGCCGACACCGTGGCGGGGCTGCTGACCGATTCCAGCCGGCTCGCGGCGATGACGACCGGCGCGGTACTGGCCGGGCATCGCGACGCGGCCGAGCGGGTCGCGCACGTGGCGCTCGAGGTGGCGCGGGCCGCGCGCGAAGATCGGCTCCGACGGTGA
- the ftsW gene encoding putative lipid II flippase FtsW, with product MSSSVLARLRNRRSDATTADAARPATTSGGSSDVRTHGSRNRFGAWLGRPMTSFHLIIAVTALLTTMGLTMVLSASGVYSYDTDGSPWVVFAKQLLWTLIGLVAFYVALRTPVSVMRRFAFTGFAITIVLLILVLIPGIGKVANGSRGWFVFAGFSMQPSELAKIALAIWGAHLLAARRMERASLREMLVPLVPAAVIALALIVAQPDLGQTLSMGVILLALLWYAGLPLRVFLTSLGAVLVSGLILALAEGYRSARVQSWLNPAADAQGSGYQARQARFALANGGVFGDGLGQGTAKWNYLPNAHNDFIFAIVGEELGFVGAVGLLCLFGLFAYTGMRIARRSADPFLRLLTATATLWILSQVFINVGYVVGLLPVTGLQLPLISAGGTSTSTTLLMIGIMANAARHEPEAVAALRAGRDDRVNRLLRLPLPAPYAPTRAEAVRDRLRSRSRRPATPPRNTRTRQKRPVSAAKTPVGYGAGQRKQGRRARTLEGQRHG from the coding sequence GTGAGCAGCAGCGTACTGGCCCGGCTGCGTAACCGGCGCTCCGATGCGACGACTGCCGACGCGGCCCGGCCGGCGACCACATCCGGCGGCTCGAGCGACGTCCGGACCCACGGTTCACGCAACCGCTTCGGCGCGTGGCTGGGCCGGCCGATGACGTCGTTTCACCTGATCATCGCCGTGACGGCACTGCTGACCACCATGGGGTTGACGATGGTGTTGTCGGCCTCGGGCGTGTATTCGTACGACACCGACGGCTCGCCCTGGGTGGTGTTCGCCAAGCAGTTGCTGTGGACCTTGATCGGGCTGGTGGCCTTCTATGTGGCGCTGCGCACTCCCGTGTCAGTGATGCGCAGGTTCGCCTTCACCGGGTTCGCCATCACCATCGTGTTGTTGATCCTCGTGCTGATCCCGGGAATCGGCAAGGTGGCCAACGGTTCTCGTGGCTGGTTCGTCTTCGCCGGATTCTCCATGCAGCCCTCGGAGCTGGCCAAGATCGCGCTGGCGATCTGGGGTGCGCATCTGCTCGCCGCCCGCCGCATGGAGCGGGCGTCGCTGCGGGAGATGCTGGTGCCGCTGGTGCCGGCCGCGGTGATCGCGCTGGCGCTCATCGTCGCCCAGCCCGACCTGGGGCAAACGCTGTCGATGGGCGTCATCCTGTTGGCGCTGCTGTGGTACGCGGGTCTGCCGCTGCGGGTCTTCCTGACGTCACTGGGCGCCGTGCTGGTCTCCGGTCTGATCCTCGCGCTCGCCGAGGGGTACCGCTCGGCGCGGGTGCAGTCGTGGCTGAACCCCGCAGCCGACGCCCAGGGTTCGGGCTATCAAGCCCGCCAGGCCCGGTTCGCGCTGGCCAACGGCGGGGTCTTCGGCGACGGTCTTGGTCAGGGCACCGCGAAGTGGAACTATCTGCCCAACGCCCACAACGACTTCATCTTCGCCATCGTCGGCGAGGAACTCGGATTCGTCGGCGCCGTCGGTCTGCTGTGCCTGTTCGGCCTGTTCGCCTACACCGGCATGCGGATCGCGCGCCGCTCCGCCGATCCGTTCCTGCGTCTGCTCACCGCCACCGCGACGCTGTGGATCCTGTCGCAGGTGTTCATCAACGTCGGCTACGTGGTCGGCCTGCTGCCGGTCACCGGCCTGCAGCTGCCCCTGATCTCCGCCGGCGGCACGTCGACGTCCACCACTTTGTTGATGATCGGCATCATGGCCAACGCCGCGCGCCACGAACCCGAAGCGGTTGCTGCGCTGCGCGCCGGCCGCGACGACCGGGTCAACCGGCTCCTCCGCTTGCCGCTGCCCGCGCCGTACGCCCCGACCCGGGCCGAAGCCGTCAGAGACAGACTGCGGTCGCGCTCCCGCCGTCCGGCCACCCCGCCGAGGAACACCCGTACCCGCCAGAAGCGGCCGGTTTCGGCCGCCAAGACCCCGGTCGGATATGGTGCTGGCCAGCGTAAGCAGGGCCGGCGAGCCCGCACACTGGAAGGTCAGCGTCACGGGTGA